From the genome of Castor canadensis chromosome 4, mCasCan1.hap1v2, whole genome shotgun sequence, one region includes:
- the Bzw1 gene encoding eIF5-mimic protein 2, with translation MNNQKQQKPTLSGQRFKTRKRDEKERFDPTQFQDCIIQGLTETGTDLEAVAKFLDASGAKLDYRRYAETLFDILVAGGMLAPGGTLADDMMRTDVCVFAAQEDLETMQAFAQVFNKLIRRYKYLEKGFEDEVKKLLLFLKGFSESERNKLAMLTGVLLANGTLNASILNSLYNENLVKEGVSAAFAVKLFKSWINEKDINAVAASLRKVSMDNRLMELFPANKQSVEHFTKYFTEAGLKELSEYVRNQQTIGARKELQKELQEQMSRGDPFKDIILYVKEEMKKNNIPEPVVIGIVWSSVMSTVEWNKKEELVAEQAIKHLKQYSPLLAAFTTQGQSELTLLLKIQEYCYDNIHFMKAFQKIVVLFYKAEVLSEEPILKWYKDAHVAKGKSVFLEQMKKFVEWLKNAEEESESEAEEGD, from the exons ATGAATAATCAAAAGCAGCAAAAGCCAACGCTATCAGGCCAGCGttttaaaaccagaaaaagag ATGAAAAGGAGAGGTTTGACCCTACTCAGTTTCAAGACTGTATTATTCAAGGCTTAACTGAAACTGGTACTGATTTGGAAGCAGTAGCTAAGTTTCTTGATGCTTCTGGAGCAAAACTTGACTACCGCCGCTATGCAGAAACACTCTTTGACATTCTGGTGGCTGGTGGAATGCTGG CTCCAGGTGGTACACTGGCAGATGACATGATGCGTACAGATGTCTGCGTGTTTGCAGCACAAGAAGACTTAGAGACCATGCAAGCATTTGCTCAG GTTTTTAACAAGTTAATCAGGCGCTACAAATACTTGGAGAAAGGTTTTGAAGATGAAGTAAAAAAG ctgTTGCTGTTCTTAAAGGGTTTCTCAGAGTCAGAGAGGAACAAGCTGGCTATGTTGACTGGTGTTCTTCTGGCTAATGGAACACTTAATGCATCCATTCTTAATAGCCTTTATAATGAGAATTTGGTTAAAGAAG gGGTTTCAGCAGCTTTTGCTGTAAAGCTCTTTAAATCATGGATAAATGAAAAAGACATCAATGCAGTAGCTGCAAGTCTTCGGAAAGTCAGCATGGATAACAGACTGATG GAACTTTTTCCTGCCAATAAGCAAAGCGTTGAACATTTCACGAAATACTTTACTGAGGCAGGCTTGAAAGAACTTTCAGAGTATGTTCGGAATCAGCAGACCATAGGAGCTCGTAAGGAGCTCCAGAAAGAACTTCAAGAACAGATGTCACGTGGTGATCCATTTAAGGAT ataattttatatgtcaaggaggagatgaaaaaaaataacatccCAGAGCCTGTTGTTATTGGGATAGTGTGGTCGAGTGTGATGAGCACTGTGGAGTGGAACAAAAAAGAGGAGCTTGTAGCAGAGCAAGCCATTAAACACTTGAAG CAATACAGCCCTCTACTTGCTGCCTTTACTACTCAAGGTCAGTCTGAGCTGACTCTGTTATTGAAGATTCAGGAGTATTGCTATGACAACATTCATTTCATGAAAGCCTTCCAGAAAATAGTGGTGCTTTTTTATAAAG CTGAAGTCCTGAGTGAAGAGCCCATTCTGAAGTGGTATAAAGATGCACATGTTGCAAAGGGGAAAAGTGTCTTCCttgagcaaatgaaaaaatttgtaGAATGGCTCAAAAATGCTGAAGAAG AATCTGAGTCTGAAGCCGAAGAAGGTGACTGA
- the Clk1 gene encoding dual specificity protein kinase CLK1, giving the protein MRHSKRTYCPDWDEKDWDRGKWRSSSSHKRKKRSHSSAREHKRCRYNPSKTSDSYYLESRSIIEKEYHSRRYIDEYRNDYSQGCEPGHGHGDHESRYQNHSSKSSGRSGGSSYKRKHRTSHHRSHGKSHRRKRTRSVEDDEEGHLICQSGDVLSARYEIVDTLGEGAFGKVVECIDLKAGGRHVAVKIVKNVDRYCEAARSEIQVLEHLNTTDPHSTFRCVQMLEWFEHHGHICIVFELLGLSTYDFIKENGFLPFRLDHIRKMAYQICRSVNFLHSNKLTHTDLKPENILFVQSDYTEAYNPKMKRDERTLINPDIKVVDFGSATYDDEHHSTLVSTRHYRAPEVILALGWSQPCDVWSIGCILIEYYLGFTVFPTHDSKEHLAMMERILGPLPKHMIQKTRKRKYFHHDQLDWDEHSSAGRYVSRRCKPLKEFMLSQDAEHELLFDLIQKMLEYDPVRRITVKEALKHPFFQPLKKAT; this is encoded by the exons ATGAGGCACTCAAAGAGAACCTACTGCCCGGACTGGGATGAAAAAGACTGGGATCGTGGAAAATGGAGAAGCAGCAGCAGTCATAAAAGAAAGAAGCGATCGCACAGCAGTGCTCGGGAGCACAAGCGCTGCAGATACAATCCCTCTAAGACATCGGATAG CTATTACTTGGAAAGCAGATCTATCATTGAGAAAGAGTATCATAGTCGGCGCTACATTGATGAGTACCGAAATGACTACAGTCAAGGGTGTGAACCAGGACATGGCCATGGAGACCATGAAAGCAGATATCAGAACCATAGTAGCAAGTCCTCTGGCAGAAGTGGAGGAAGtagttataaaagaaaacacagaacttCACATCATCGCTCACATGGG AAGAGTCACCGAAGGAAAAGAACCAGGAGTGTAGAGGATGATGAGGAGGGTCACCTGATCTGTCAGAGTGGAGACGTACTAAGTGCAAGAT atGAAATTGTTGATACTTTAGGTGAAGGAGCTTTTGGGAAAGTCGTGGAATGCATCGATCTTAAAGC GGGAGGTAGACATGTAgcagtaaaaatagttaaaaatgtgGATAGATACTGTGAAGCTGCTCGCTCAGAAATTCAAGTTCTGGAACATTTAAATACAACAGATCCCCACAGTACTTT CCGCTGTGTCCAGATGTTGGAGTGGTTTGAGCATCATGGTCACATTTGCATTGTTTTTGAACTACTGGGACTTAGCACTTACGACTTCATTAAggaaaatggttttcttccatttcGACTGGATCACATCAGGAAGATGGCATATCAGATATGCAGATCTGTGAATT ttttgcacaGTAATAAATTGACTCATACAGACTTAAAGCCTGAAAACATCTTGTTTGTACAGTCTGACTACACAGAGGCATATAATCCCAAAATG AAACGAGATGAACGTACCCTGATAAATCCAGATATTAAAGTTGTAGACTTTGGAAGTGCAACATATGACGACGAACATCACAGTACATTGGTATCTACAAGACATTACAGAGCACCTGAAGTTATTTTAG CCCTAGGGTGGTCCCAACCATGTGATGTGTGGAGTATAGGCTGTATTCTTATTGAGTACTATCTTGGATTTACAGTATTTCCA aCACATGATAGTAAGGAGCACTTAGCAATGATGGAAAGGATTCTTGGACCTCTACCAAAACATATGATACAGAAAACCAG GAAACGTAAATATTTTCATCATGACCAGTTAGATTGGGATGAACACAGTTCTGCTGGCAGATATGTTTCACGGCGCTGTAAGCCTCTGAAG gaATTTATGCTTTCTCAGGATGCTGAACATGAGCTTCTCTTTGACCTCATTCAAAAGATGTTGGAATATGATCCAGTCAGAAGAATTACTGTCAAAGAAGCCTTAAAGCATCCTTTTTTTCAGCCACTAAAAAAAGCTACATAG